In the genome of Capricornis sumatraensis isolate serow.1 chromosome 4, serow.2, whole genome shotgun sequence, the window ACGTTAATGCCTGAACACGGCTTTTCCCCCAGCTTAGACGGGCAAGACAAAGATCCCTAGCCCTTATCCAGCCCCCTGTACCCCAACTCTCAATGCAGGATTGCAGAGTGCTATACCcaagcatttttttcccctttgctgaAGGGGACCCCGGGCCCAGGGGTCCCACAGTGGCTGAGCTGAATTGCTAGGTTCTCAAAGAGCAGGCAAGATGGCACCTCTATGTTTTAGGCATCATTGATGCTGGAGAGGCTTCTCCCTCTGGTTACCTTCCTTCCCTCAACCTTTCCTGTCTCTGTTGCCTAATCCTGAAGTTACAGGCCCATCTCATGAGCAGTAGAGGTGACTGCAGAGACCCTTAAAATTGCAGCGCAGAGAAGGGCTCCCCAcactccacccccgccccccttcAAATCCTGCAgaggaagggggaaagaaaaccaaagcatTCTCCTGTCGCCGAGGCAACCATAAAACCCCCAGCTAAATCCATCTTGTGAGCTCACCGCCCCATTAAGATGCAGGGCCAGGCTCTGCGCCAGCCCAGCCACATTCATTTGTGCGAATAaaggtggaggagggggtggggagcaggctcTGGAGGGATGGGGAAATGGCGAGGAGAGGTTATTTACACCACCGTCCTGACCTTCTGGAGCAGTGCTGGCTCCGATAAATAACCCGCTCAGCGCCATTTCGGAGCGGGAGAGGGAGGTGCAGGAAGGGAGCCGGGGCTGCAGGCAAGCCCCCACGCAGGTGCGCGTCTCTGGGTTACTAATGGCTGAGGAGGGAGCAGGCAGCTGGctttgggggtggtggggggagcgcTCCATTCCCTGGGACTCCCACTGAGAAAataccatccccaccccacccctggcgCCAACTTCCAGGAGAGTGGACGGAGAGATGCCAAGGAGGCAAACAGCCCCGTAAATTagggatgggggttggggggggcagaATGCTGGGGAGTCTCTGAGGTAGGAAGGAAGAAATATTATAAGATGGGGAGCAAGGGGGGGTGGTGTTTAGAGGAACAGGAGCAGCTGccaaaaagagaggaagaggaacaCAAACATCACACAAAGGCAGtttggaaaaagaaatgttttattccTCTTTGCACAGAGCAGAGTATGAAGGTGGCTACCATCCTGACTCCACATATCTCTTACACAGAAATGCCCCCTCACGGATGGATGCCCAGTTATCCGCCCACACTCTTGGAGAATTGGCAGTTAGTTGGTGGGGCAGAACTCAAAGTCTCAGGAAGATTTCTTAAGATGTTTTTTGTGGGAAGTTTTGGATCGGAGAGAGATGAGACGAAACAGTGGCtgttccttcctctgtcttcctGGGGGAATCCAAATCCCCAAGGTTTTCTGAAGAAAGGTGCCTCTCTCAGTGACCAAGGGAGGGGAGGCGCCCCAGACCTACTGCCTGGATGTAAggctgaggcagagagaggacaGGGTTAAGCAGCAGACACAGACTGCAGACCCAAGGCAGAGTAGTGAAATGCATGTGGGGGAGAGAAGGGGCTGAGAGAGCCCAGAGGCCCAAGTCATAAATTCCACCCTGTCCCTGTTCTGAGCAGAAACTCTCCTTCCCAAGACTAGAATGGAGTTTTAGTTCAGGGACTGGCTTTGCTCCAGGGCAGAGAGAGGACAAGCCAGGCGGAGATCCCACGGGGAGTGAAGGTGGAGAGTTAAGGTACTGGCCCAAGAGACAGACCCTCCCACAACGGACACTCACAGACCACAGCAGTCTTGAAGTTACAAGCCAGGATCGGGGTTAAAAAAAAACTCGGCTGTGtttgaaataaagaatttttacagGCCctctccaataaaatttaaatcactGCTTCTTCCACACTGTCCCCTGCCTATGAGTTGTTCCCAGTCTTTTTTCCCAAGGCTGAAGACCTGGGCAGTGagaagaaatgggagaaaataccaaGCCCAGCCGGGCTGTGGCAGAGACGTGATatgcctctccccaccctcactcATTCTATAGAAAAGGattccctttccttccccctgCCGGACATATGGGCTGCTGggataaaggcaaagggaggaaaACACTCAGCACATTCTTTCTCCTGCTTTGAAGCGTAGCTGCAGCAAAGGGCACAGAAATGGAGGAGAAAATACAGGGGGGCCAAATCCAGGGGAGAAAGGAAGACGGTGCTGCCCCTGCCCATGTCCAAATCCACTGAGAGCCCAACTGACTCCCAGAACTGCCAAAAGGAGGGAGAAGGAACGGGAAGTGTATATGGGTTTGGGGTGGCAATGAGGAGGCAACAACAGACAGGATGGAGATCTAAGGATCCCTGTGATCCCCAAGATGACCCTGACAGCATCATTTGGGGGACTGCATGACAAGTCACAGCCGACGTGGATTTTTTGAGGGGGTGAGGAGCCAGGAACAGTGGGGTCTTCACCGAAGGAGGGACCACTTGATCTGTTCTTTGGCTGACTGTAGCACCTGCAGGGACAAGGGCGGCATTGAGGGGCTTGctgaggggcagggtgggggtggggatgaggcTCTCCTTCCCCTCACTTGCCTTCCCTGTCCTTAGAAGACTGGCAAATAGAAAATCCCCAAGGGTAGAGGGATGGGAAGAAGTTCTCTAAGGCCCTAGAGGACTGTCAGTTTGGGAAATTCCAAAAAAACTCAAGTCCACTGGGGGGATGAAGAGAGAAGAGGTATAcctgggaggaaagaaaaaactggGGGTTACTGGACACATGTTAAAAGGAGAGGGGTTACCACATCCAGATGGACTTCTTGGTGAGAATTCCAAGTGGGCAGAAAACAGAATCCCTCCCTgcacctccccccctcccccgcccccatcaGGTAGACAATCTATCTGCAAAGTAGCAAGATGGATCTGCAAAACCTGCATGCATATTCTAGAGTATGCATTGCCAGCTTAGCCCTCATTTGAAtaataagagaaagagagagtgtgtgtgtgcatgcacacagacCATCTGCTTAAGGCAAGCCTCTGCTGGGGAATAAATCACTGAATGAGGCATCAGGCAGGGAGGGTTGGAAGGGTGTAGAGCAAGGCTGACAGCCACTGCTCACAGGAGAGTGGGATAGGAGTTGGGATGGGTAGGGAGCACTGGACCGTATGAGCCATGAGCCCCAGTTCTCGGGATTAAGTGGGAGCCAAAGAAGACATGTCTTCAGTCTCTAGTCTGCTGAGTTCAGGCCTGGTGGGCTGGGGTGGAATGCTATGCTAGCCTCTTTAGTGACCCGGTCCCTctggagaggaggaaagaaagtcaTACCTGAGACACGGTCTGCTCCGTAAGGGGTACATCTTCTCCCTGTGGCACAGAGAGACAAGTGTTCAGTGTGGAAAAAAGCTGGAGTTAAGACCTGACTGAGGTTGGGCAGTGAGGAAGGAAGAGATAGTCCTTTAAACTGAAGTGAAGGGCACATGCCCTAACCTTCTCAGTCCCTCCTAGGGACTAGTTAGTGCAGCTACAATTTTACTTGGCTAGCCACAGTTTTACTTGGCCAGAGGGActgtgagcaaaaaaaaaaaaagggtcattTCATCCATCTTCTCTTTTAAGGCAGGAGGACTTCTTAAGATTTATTCCATTCCAGGTAATCAGCAGGTTATCTGATTCTCAACTTAGGGGTGGGAGACCTGATTCCCTAGTCAGAGAAGACCTTCCCTGAATATCAATATCGCTAGGGAGAGGATGAGGGGGAGCCCGGGGTAGTTTAATGGATCCCGCAAGGCCTGATGGGTAACGACAGCATGTTAATTTGAGAAATAAACTGCTGCAACAGCAgcctgagaagggaaaggagggagtcggttgagggggtggggggactgtCTCTCTTGCCACACAGAGACATATGTTAAAGGAGAAGATTAAACTATGCAAATGGAGCCCACGGCAGTTAAGGGAGAAGATTTCCCATTACCCGGCACTGTCAGCCTTCACTCTGGAGGTCAGAGCTGGGACATTCTGTTAGTGGGAAGACTGGCTTTGCTCAGGCCTCTCTGTAGCCCTACAATTTGCTGGTGGGCTCTCTCTGTACCTCGATGACTTGAGGCTTTCTATGGTTAACTCAGAAGCCTCTTTCTGGTACCACTGGCATCAAAGAGGACAGAGGTTCTGACAAATAAGTACTTCCTGATGGAGAGGTGCTGTCCTCAGTTTCCTGAGActttaaaagacaaggaagacaCACCTCTGCCTCAGATGACTGGATTCATTCCCCCAGGAAGAAGCAGCCAACCTCAAAGTCCTTTATCATTTTAGAACCATCAACATTCAAGTTCCCTTTAGTTCATCTTTGATTTTAAAAGTGTGTGTTAAATGTCCACTCTGTGCAGACTGTATGAGATGCTAGGTACCAGGTTAGGGGCAGAAACACCTTCCTTCTGCTTCCCGTCCTTGAGATAAGGACAATTTGAAAGGGAAGGAGACAGTTATATGTATTCTACCAGCCCCAACCCTTTAGATCATTGAGGAGGTTTGGTCCTGGAGGATGAGTGGATAGGGGCTGTGGGGGACGGGCACAGTCCTACTTACCCTTAATGCCACCCGGTGTACCACTTGCTGGGGATCGCTTTCTAGGATCACCCTGAAGAGACATAGAAGAGACCACTGTTCACTCTGTCCTGAAGGACCAACTTACTGTGGGGGAACTCTGGTCACTCGGCCCCCTTGCCTCAGGACAGAGGCAATGGCCCCACCCCTTACCCCAGATCCAGGGAGGTCCAGGGAGGGCAGAGAACTCACCCTCCATCTACGATTTCGTCCACAGCCAAGAAGAGCCCCTCCATGTTCTCCAGCAGAGCTCGCTTTTCTACATTTTTCCTGAGTCCCCAAGAGAAGATAAAACCCAGCCTGGGTGTGAAAGGGATCCTAGGACATGGTCTGAGTTGGGGGAGCCTCAGCTAGACCAATGTATGTCTCCACTAAACACACAAAGAAGTGAGTAAGAACTTTCTGCCTAACCCATCCTAACACCCTTCCTACACTTCTTTGCTGAGTAAGGATCAGGAATGCCAGGAAAGAGATTCAAAATATACATACAGTCAATTTCTGCCTATTCGAGGGCTCATTTCCAGAGCTATGCTTTCTTTCCTATCTGCTATGATGCTGCTTACAACATTGCTCACCAACACTGACATCAGTGTGTGGAAAAAGGAAATCCACGGAGCTAACACTCAATCTGGAGGTGGCGGGAGGTGAGGAGGGGCTGAGTGCAAACTCTATTTGCACTCAAGCTCTAACAAGCCTTCTAAGACTCTCcttgctccctcccctcccccagcctccttccccagctctgctcaggccTTGAAAAGAAGCCCAACTAGGGGGCTGGGAACCGCCAGGGCCCAGCACCCACCAGCCTCAGATCCGGTGGTTGGTGCACATGGCCAGTCACATCCGTCAGTTGGACTCTTTCACTAGATCACTGAAATGAACCCTATTCATTCACCTGGCTGAGAAATAAATCATCCCCTTCCTGAAGAAATCTGAGCCATTCACCCTGCTGATTTTGTGGGGCTGAGAGCGCCTGCTGTTCTGCTCCGTCTGGATGGATGTCTGTACTGGGCTCACTGGGGAGCCCGGGATGTTTTCAGGAAAAGTATCTTATATCTCTTCTACGGCCCATCTACGTGGGGAGTAGAGGATGGCGGGGAGGTagatggggaggagagggtaaAAGGCACATTCTTCCTGTTCTATAGAAGGAACAACTAAAGGCCGCACATGAAAAATTAGGAGTGGTGTCTCCATTCCCGAGGTGCTGATGTCGTATCTGGGACACCTCCCTACGCTTGCCCTTTCTCTATCTTGAATGTAAAGAATGAAGCCCAGGAGAACACTGTGAGGTGCTTGGAGCTCTGACAGAGCCATGGCAGGATGTGACAGCAGACAGAGGCAAAGATTCTGCTCCCTCCCAATCCTTTTTCTCGGGAGAATTATTCCACAGGAGTAACACACTCCCCCATCCAGTCCTCCCCATCAGTGTAAATTACTCTGAAATAATAAGCCCAATTTCTCAAGGTAAATCAACTCCTTGCAGCCTCTGTTGAGCCCCCACAAATCCCTGGGCCCCAAGAATAGTGACTTTCTCTCCCAAACAGATGTCAAGAATGGCCTGCTCACCTCAGCATCTGGCTCAATGAGTCGAAGAGGCAGTTCAGAACAGTCATGAGCATCAGCTATTTGGAGACAGAAGAAGCAGAAGGATAAAGTTCAAGGCCCCAAAAGCTGCTACCTGAAAACAAAACCCTCTAACTCATTAAGGATCAAAAGACACAGGCTTTCACAAAAGACCAACAGCATATGGTGGAAGTGAGagtaaaacagaaagaagacaaaaataaattctgcttcATGATCTCGTAATTTGAGGTCTCTCTTTGACCAGACTGTTCAAACAGAACTTTCCTGTCAGTCTTTTGCGTGTATTTCCCAACTGTATATGTGTTACCCTATGTCTTAGAAAAATCATTAACCAAGCAATAGCTGAATGTGGTTGTGCAGACAGCACGGACTTTGGAGTCAGACGGATCTGGACTTAAATCCTCGCTGAACCATTTCTAGAtgtgtgaccctgggaaagtTATCAGGTTGAACCACGTGCAACAGATGTCATACAGTTCCTCAAGGTTTAGTTTAATCATCTATCAAACGAGGGCACTAGTGCCCAAAACTCATAGAAGTGCTACAAGGTTTAAATAATAATGCATTCTACAAAGCACTTGCAGCAATAAAAATTCAGTATGAACGGGTTTTCTCAAACTGTGACTTTTGCCTCAAATTATGTGGAGGCTTATTTTTACTTATCTACTCTCCTTAAAGTTGTGACCTGAGGTAAATAGTTTTTCCTACATACGGCAAGCAGGTTAGGGCTATACCCAGTCTTCAAAGAGCCACTCAGACTATATGGCTTCAATATGACCTGGAGTATTGCCTAATTGGCCCAAACTCAGTCAGGTGTGCCTCATTCACAGGTAAACCCTGATCACAACTCAGAAATCCATCTTAAAAACACTATGCAGGGAAGGCCATTGATACTGTATGTTAGTGTGTTATCAAAACACAGACAGTGTGTCCTaagcagacacagagagaaagctGGGAAAGCTTCCATTCCAGGTTGATTTAGTTGCTCGGCCATGTCTgtgaggctgacatggatctcggacAACTTCATCAGCCAGTCAGAAGCCAAAGGCACACGGCAGTCCTTGGGCCCAGAACCAGTCACAAGGGCCTGCCAGTGGTTCAGGAGGTGAGAGCAGAGATGGCAGAGTGTGGGGATTCTCACCTCATTTTCATAGGAGCTGCCGATCACATAGAAATAGAGATCAATACTGCTTTTGTATACCACTGTCAGGCCTTCCAAGAGGGCAATTTCACCTgtggggatgggtggggggaacaaaggtggaaacagtgggtgGTCTAAGACTTAAAGAGTTAGGGTAGAGGGACTTACCATGAATTAGTATTCAGCTACGTGGGGCTGACAAGGTGGGTCTTAATGGCCCCCCTAAAGACCGAAGTTGacctgctttttcttttcaggtGATAACAGAAGGCAAGTATAAATGGGGGAGTCTAAGCATCTTCTTCTTTAACTGCTCCCCGCCCCTACTACCCTTATTTCCCTCCTTGCATATGAGACAGGATACTAGTCGATCCTTCGGAGGTGAAAATGCAGAGCGGTCACCTTTACAGACTTCCATTTACCTGCCCTAATGGATGCGGTACAATAAGCAGAGCTGCAGTTAAATTTGTCAAGTGAGGCTCATAAATCCAGGGACTAGACAGGTAGCTAACAGCCAACCTTCTAGCACGGTATTCCCGCGTGAGGTACACTCACCTCCCCATTACATTTCTGAAGAGTTTATTAtatgaggggaggagggaaaaaagagaaaaaggaggcaGAGTCATTTTATCCTTTCTCCACAGTCCCACTGCTGCCCCCTTCCCACTGTGGCTTCCCCCTGGCCACCCACCACAGGGAGTAGTGAAAGGAAAACGACCTACTGTCAGTCCGATGGGTCTTGTTGAAAATGTTCTTCTCAAAGGCCTTTTGCTCCTTGACACTGGGGTAGGTGTCGTCATAGTACTGGTCAGAGGGAAGGAGACGGGTTGGGCTGTTAGAGCTGGAAGCGCAGGATGATTAGTGACTGTTTTGCCCTGGGTCTTGGATTTCTCCCCTTCAAGGGATGGGGTGAAGAGAAATACTGACAGGAAGAAGGGAGAACCATAGAGGTAGGGAATGAGCAGTGAGTAATcggatagaaaacaaactttttaagGACCCTGCTCTAAGCCACCCTACCTCATGGTTCCCAGGTTGGAAGGGCAAAAGGCCTAGAAGCCCTGTGAGGAGGCTCTGCCCCATCTGTACGCCAGGGCAGCAGCCCTGAGGCCATCCCCAGGCACCAGGTCAGGGAGCACTGCTAGAGAACACAGAAGGCACCAGCCCTCACTCACTGAGCAAAGCTGAGGAATTGGGAAGGGCTGCAAAACCCTCCTCCGTAGAAGGACAAGCTCTGCCTGGGCTCTCGGCTCTCTGGTATTTTAGCTTCCTTTCCAGCAAACTCAAACAAGCGGGAGGCAAGCTAGCACACCATGGAGCCCACTCCCAAGCTCTCCCTGGCACGGGGGCGGAGATGCAGGCTGCTAAATCGCTCTGCTCTTTAGGGGCTAATCCGTCGCAGTCAGCTGAAGACCTATGACAGGTCTGGCATTTAGTAACTGGATAACTGTTTCAAAAGGTGTCCTGCATAGTTACATCCAATTACAGGGAGGAACAGCTGGTGAATTCTAAACTAATCTCTACCTGCTGATTGATTTATGTGATGCTTGCCCGGAGTTAATACACCAGGGACAGAAAAAATTTCTCTAGGAGGGGGAGAAtatggagagagaggagaggggtgtccttcctcttctctttcaatGGATCCAAAGTTAGAAACATCGGACCGGGAAAGTCAGGAAGTAGCAAGCTTGGTGGTGACTGCGGATGTAGGGCTGG includes:
- the COPZ1 gene encoding coatomer subunit zeta-1, which produces MEALILEPSLYTVKAILILDNDGDRLFAKYYDDTYPSVKEQKAFEKNIFNKTHRTDSEIALLEGLTVVYKSSIDLYFYVIGSSYENELMLMTVLNCLFDSLSQMLRKNVEKRALLENMEGLFLAVDEIVDGGVILESDPQQVVHRVALRGEDVPLTEQTVSQVLQSAKEQIKWSLLR